Proteins from a single region of Actinomycetota bacterium:
- the aroC gene encoding chorismate synthase, which produces MRTSRALPEPLPTVALAYHGAVIRYLTAGESHGPALTVIVEGLPAGIPVQTKSIGDELARRRLGYGRGPRMKFERDELELLGGVRFGRTLGSPVAIVIRNTEWAKWDRVMSPEGSPSGNVLTEPRPGHADLAGMLKYDFADARNVLERASARETAARTVAGALAKTLLAELGMRVVSHVVGIGAAQADPAGPRPIPADLEAIDASPVRCFDPVAALAMAAEIEAAQEAGDSLGGVFEVIAYGVPVGLGSHVHYDRKIDARLAYHLMSIQAIKGVEVGDGFALAGLRGTAAHDEIFFEDGELRRHSDRAGGTEGGMTIGPTLRVRAAMKPLATLKQRLRTVDMATGEAAGAFRERTDSCAVPAAAVVGEAVVAWVLAEAVVEKFGGDTLADLQGAMAAFRLRIRRPPAGPDA; this is translated from the coding sequence ATGCGCACGTCCCGGGCGCTCCCGGAGCCCCTCCCCACAGTGGCCCTCGCATACCATGGGGCCGTGATCCGCTACCTCACCGCCGGCGAGTCCCACGGCCCGGCCCTCACGGTCATCGTCGAGGGTCTCCCCGCCGGGATCCCGGTGCAGACCAAGTCCATCGGCGACGAGCTGGCCCGCCGCCGGCTCGGCTACGGCCGCGGCCCACGGATGAAATTCGAGCGCGACGAGCTGGAGTTGCTGGGCGGCGTGCGCTTCGGGAGGACCCTGGGCAGCCCGGTTGCCATCGTCATCCGCAACACCGAGTGGGCCAAGTGGGACCGGGTGATGTCCCCCGAGGGCTCGCCGTCGGGCAACGTGCTCACCGAGCCCCGGCCAGGGCACGCCGACCTCGCCGGCATGCTGAAGTACGACTTCGCCGACGCCCGCAACGTCCTGGAGCGGGCCAGCGCCCGGGAGACCGCTGCCCGGACGGTCGCCGGCGCCCTGGCCAAGACCCTCCTGGCGGAGCTCGGCATGCGTGTGGTCAGCCATGTGGTGGGCATCGGCGCCGCCCAGGCCGATCCCGCCGGGCCCCGCCCGATCCCCGCCGACCTGGAGGCGATCGACGCCTCACCGGTGCGGTGCTTCGACCCCGTCGCGGCGCTGGCCATGGCGGCCGAGATCGAGGCGGCGCAGGAGGCCGGGGACAGCCTGGGCGGCGTCTTCGAGGTCATCGCCTACGGCGTGCCGGTGGGGCTGGGCTCGCACGTGCACTACGACCGCAAGATCGACGCCCGCCTCGCCTACCACCTGATGTCGATCCAGGCGATCAAGGGCGTCGAGGTGGGGGACGGGTTCGCCCTCGCCGGGCTGCGGGGCACGGCGGCGCACGACGAGATCTTCTTCGAGGACGGCGAGCTGCGCCGCCACAGCGATCGGGCGGGGGGCACCGAGGGCGGCATGACCATCGGCCCCACCCTGCGGGTGCGGGCGGCGATGAAGCCCCTGGCCACGCTGAAGCAGCGCCTGCGCACCGTGGACATGGCCACCGGGGAGGCGGCGGGGGCCTTCCGGGAGCGCACCGACTCGTGCGCCGTGCCCGCCGCGGCGGTGGTCGGGGAAGCCGTGGTGGCCTGGGTGCTGGCTGAGGCGGTGGTGGAGAAGTTCGGCGGCGACACCCTTGCCGACCTCCAGGGCGCGATGGCCGCCTTCCGGCTGCGCATCCGGCGCCCACCGGCCGGCCCGGACGCCTAG
- the ruvX gene encoding Holliday junction resolvase RuvX — translation MTVQAPAGAVLGIDPGERRIGIALAVAGTAMALPLTVLDRAEGWLDVLADLAAAHAVAAVVIGLPVSLRGTEGAAAEDARAMASEVGERLGIPVHLVDERLSTVAADRALAATGAAGRRRRQSVDRSAAAVILQSYLDAASHRDGRVAERS, via the coding sequence GTGACGGTGCAGGCACCGGCGGGCGCAGTCCTGGGCATCGACCCGGGGGAGCGCCGCATCGGGATCGCCCTGGCAGTGGCCGGGACGGCGATGGCGCTGCCGCTCACCGTGCTGGACCGGGCGGAGGGATGGCTGGATGTACTGGCCGACCTGGCGGCGGCGCATGCGGTCGCGGCAGTGGTCATCGGCCTGCCGGTGTCGTTGCGGGGGACCGAGGGCGCGGCCGCCGAAGATGCCCGGGCCATGGCCTCCGAGGTGGGGGAGCGGCTGGGGATCCCGGTGCACCTGGTCGACGAGCGCCTGAGCACCGTCGCCGCCGACCGGGCGCTGGCCGCCACCGGGGCCGCAGGGCGCCGGCGCCGCCAGTCGGTGGACCGGTCGGCCGCCGCCGTCATCCTGCAGAGCTACCTGGATGCGGCTTCACACCGCGACGGGCGGGTAGCAGAACGCTCATGA
- a CDS encoding replication-associated recombination protein A — MPDPGDNLFTSAAEERFDAFAPLAARMRPRTLDEVVGQTHLVGPGGPLRRLIAADRLGSIVLWGPAGTGKTSIATIVASATKGRFVTLSAVTGTVADVRKAIAEAREALGAFQRKTILFIDEIHRFNKAQQDALLPAVERGEVVLIGATTENPYFSVNAPLLSRSLVFRLEPLTREEVRKLLHQALQDKERGLGAGQVDVTSDALDYVVDRAGGDARTALNALEAMVAGALATGARTVTETQAAEALQQPLIRYDRAGDAHYDAISAFIKSLRGSDPDAALWWMAGMLEAGEDPRFIARRMVILASEDIGNADPTALLVAVAAFQALEFVGLPEARLNLAQAAIHLAMAPKSNASYLAIGRATDDVKRMGAGEVPPHLRGTGYPGAKKLGHGVAYQYPHDFPGGWVAQTYLPTTLAQQGGPRYYEPTDRGAEAGAAEVLAERRKARLAHQHQENRAPDDFR; from the coding sequence GACGCCTTCGCCCCGCTGGCGGCCCGCATGCGGCCCCGCACCCTCGACGAGGTGGTCGGCCAGACCCACCTGGTCGGCCCCGGGGGGCCGCTCCGGCGCCTGATCGCCGCCGACCGGCTCGGCTCGATCGTGCTGTGGGGGCCGGCAGGCACCGGCAAGACGAGCATTGCCACCATCGTGGCCTCGGCCACCAAGGGGCGCTTCGTCACCCTGAGCGCGGTGACCGGCACCGTGGCCGACGTGCGCAAGGCCATCGCCGAGGCCCGGGAGGCGCTCGGGGCCTTCCAGCGCAAGACCATCCTGTTCATCGACGAGATCCACCGCTTCAACAAGGCCCAGCAGGATGCCCTGCTGCCCGCCGTCGAGCGGGGCGAGGTGGTCCTGATCGGGGCCACCACCGAGAACCCCTACTTCTCGGTCAACGCCCCGCTGCTCTCCCGCAGCCTGGTCTTCCGCCTGGAGCCACTCACCCGGGAGGAGGTCAGGAAGCTCCTGCACCAGGCCCTCCAGGACAAGGAACGGGGCCTCGGCGCCGGCCAGGTGGACGTGACCTCCGACGCCCTCGACTACGTCGTCGACCGGGCCGGGGGCGACGCCCGCACCGCGCTCAACGCCCTCGAGGCGATGGTGGCGGGAGCCCTGGCCACCGGTGCACGAACCGTCACCGAGACCCAGGCCGCCGAGGCCCTGCAGCAGCCCCTGATCCGCTACGACCGGGCGGGGGACGCCCACTATGACGCCATCTCGGCGTTCATCAAGTCCCTGCGGGGCTCGGACCCCGACGCCGCCCTGTGGTGGATGGCGGGCATGCTGGAGGCGGGCGAGGACCCCCGCTTCATCGCCCGCCGCATGGTGATCCTGGCGTCGGAGGACATCGGCAATGCCGACCCGACGGCCCTGCTGGTGGCGGTGGCGGCCTTCCAGGCCCTCGAGTTCGTCGGCCTGCCCGAGGCCCGGCTCAACCTGGCGCAGGCGGCCATCCACCTGGCGATGGCGCCCAAGTCCAACGCCTCCTACCTGGCCATCGGGCGGGCCACCGACGACGTCAAACGGATGGGGGCGGGCGAGGTGCCGCCCCACCTGCGGGGCACCGGCTACCCGGGGGCCAAGAAGCTGGGCCACGGCGTCGCCTACCAGTACCCGCACGACTTTCCCGGCGGCTGGGTGGCCCAGACGTACCTCCCGACCACGCTCGCCCAGCAGGGCGGCCCGCGCTACTACGAGCCCACCGACCGGGGCGCCGAGGCGGGCGCCGCCGAGGTGCTGGCGGAACGCCGGAAAGCCCGCCTCGCCCACCAGCACCAGGAGAACCGGGCGCCGGACGATTTCCGGTAA
- a CDS encoding aldehyde dehydrogenase family protein, with protein sequence MTIASIDPTTGETLKVFPPLAAPELEARLGRAAAAFGEWRRAPFGERAALLDRVADVLDAEAGPLAATMTQEMGKPLAQARAEVTKCATAFRYYARHGAAFLADEPGDAPAVKARRAFVRYQPLGPVLAVMPWNFPLWQVTRFAAPALMAGNVGLLKHASNVPQTALAFEETFTKAGAPPGVFQTLLIESGGVQAVLNDARVAAATLTGSEAAGSAVAAAAGRRIRKTVLELGGSDPFVVLASADLEGAVAQGVWARCQNNGQSCIAAKRFIVHEAVADEFERRFVEAMAAQVVGDPMHPATAIGPLATRAGREVVDAQVQDALGKGATPLCGGEVPDGAGWFYPPTVLSGITPAMRVYREEVFGPVAQLYRVASAREALDLANATEFGLGSNVWTNDPAEQELFIDGFAAGQVFVNGFTTSYPELPFGGIKASGYGRELGRAGIREFCNAKTVWVGP encoded by the coding sequence ATGACGATCGCAAGCATCGACCCAACGACCGGCGAGACCCTGAAGGTCTTCCCGCCCCTGGCGGCGCCGGAGCTCGAGGCTCGGCTGGGCCGGGCGGCGGCCGCCTTCGGCGAGTGGCGCCGGGCGCCCTTCGGCGAACGTGCCGCCCTGCTGGACCGGGTGGCCGATGTCCTCGACGCCGAGGCCGGCCCCCTCGCCGCCACCATGACCCAGGAGATGGGCAAGCCGCTGGCCCAGGCCCGGGCGGAGGTCACCAAGTGCGCCACCGCCTTTAGGTACTACGCCCGCCACGGCGCGGCGTTCCTCGCCGACGAGCCGGGCGACGCCCCCGCGGTCAAGGCCCGGCGGGCGTTCGTGCGCTACCAGCCGCTCGGCCCGGTGCTGGCGGTGATGCCGTGGAACTTCCCGCTCTGGCAGGTGACCCGCTTCGCCGCTCCGGCCCTGATGGCGGGCAACGTCGGCCTCCTCAAGCACGCCTCCAATGTGCCGCAGACCGCTCTGGCCTTCGAGGAGACCTTCACCAAGGCCGGCGCCCCGCCCGGTGTGTTCCAGACCCTCCTCATCGAGTCCGGTGGGGTGCAGGCGGTGCTGAACGACGCACGGGTGGCGGCCGCCACGCTCACCGGCAGCGAGGCGGCGGGATCGGCGGTGGCGGCCGCCGCCGGCCGGCGCATCCGCAAGACCGTCCTGGAGCTGGGCGGGAGCGACCCGTTCGTCGTGCTGGCCTCGGCCGACCTGGAGGGCGCCGTTGCCCAAGGGGTGTGGGCTCGCTGCCAGAACAACGGCCAGAGCTGCATCGCCGCCAAGCGGTTCATCGTGCACGAGGCCGTCGCCGATGAGTTCGAACGGCGCTTCGTCGAGGCCATGGCCGCACAGGTCGTGGGCGACCCGATGCATCCCGCCACGGCCATCGGCCCCCTCGCCACCCGGGCGGGCCGTGAGGTGGTGGACGCGCAGGTGCAGGATGCCCTGGGCAAGGGTGCGACGCCCCTGTGCGGCGGCGAGGTCCCGGACGGAGCCGGCTGGTTCTACCCGCCCACCGTCCTCAGCGGCATCACGCCGGCCATGCGCGTCTACCGGGAGGAGGTCTTCGGCCCGGTGGCCCAGCTCTACCGGGTGGCCAGCGCCCGGGAGGCCCTGGACCTCGCCAATGCCACCGAGTTCGGCCTCGGCTCCAACGTGTGGACGAATGACCCCGCCGAGCAGGAGCTGTTCATCGACGGCTTTGCGGCCGGGCAGGTCTTCGTCAACGGCTTCACCACCTCCTACCCCGAGCTGCCCTTCGGCGGGATCAAGGCGTCGGGCTACGGCCGGGAGCTGGGCCGGGCGGGCATCCGGGAGTTCTGCAACGCCAAGACCGTGTGGGTGGGGCCGTAG
- a CDS encoding shikimate dehydrogenase produces the protein MLSGSTRVAGLVGGPKQVARSLSPAIHNAGYTALGLDWVYVGFPVEEVSPGTVAAAVRGLLAGGVAGLNVTMPHKRAAAEAMDRLEGPAGPTNAVNTVRRVDGELVGWNTDGAGLVAFLEQEAGVRVGGSAALVIGSGGSARSVIAGLGEAGASSITVLGRDPTRATALGGLAGAASFQVAGLDSGAAALAGVVAAADLIVNATPVGQEGEEPLVPTHAIRPDAAVVDLVYHPPETPLVVEAHRQGARAFGGLGMLVHQAALAFEIFTGEAAPLEAMWEGARRGGAGR, from the coding sequence GTGCTGAGCGGGAGCACCCGGGTCGCCGGGCTGGTCGGGGGGCCGAAGCAGGTAGCCCGCAGCCTGTCGCCCGCCATCCACAACGCGGGCTACACCGCCCTCGGGCTGGACTGGGTGTACGTGGGGTTCCCGGTGGAGGAGGTGTCCCCCGGCACGGTTGCGGCCGCGGTGCGGGGGCTGCTGGCCGGCGGGGTCGCCGGGCTCAACGTCACGATGCCGCACAAGCGGGCAGCGGCCGAAGCGATGGACCGCCTGGAGGGGCCGGCCGGGCCGACCAACGCGGTCAATACCGTCCGGCGGGTGGACGGCGAGCTGGTGGGCTGGAACACCGACGGGGCCGGGCTGGTGGCGTTCCTGGAGCAGGAGGCGGGTGTGCGCGTGGGGGGCTCGGCGGCGCTGGTGATCGGCTCCGGGGGCTCGGCGCGGTCGGTGATCGCCGGGCTGGGCGAGGCGGGGGCGTCCTCGATCACCGTGCTGGGGCGGGACCCGACGCGGGCGACCGCGCTCGGGGGCCTGGCGGGAGCGGCCAGCTTCCAGGTGGCCGGCCTGGACTCCGGGGCGGCCGCGCTGGCCGGGGTGGTGGCGGCTGCCGACCTGATCGTCAACGCCACGCCGGTCGGCCAGGAGGGCGAGGAGCCCCTGGTGCCCACTCACGCCATCCGTCCGGATGCGGCAGTGGTGGACCTCGTGTACCACCCGCCCGAGACCCCGCTGGTGGTGGAGGCGCACCGCCAGGGTGCCCGGGCGTTCGGGGGCCTGGGGATGCTGGTGCACCAGGCGGCGCTGGCCTTCGAGATCTTCACCGGGGAGGCCGCTCCCCTGGAGGCGATGTGGGAGGGCGCCCGCCGCGGCGGGGCGGGCCGGTGA
- a CDS encoding DUF948 domain-containing protein, with product MTWGQVALLIIALAVVALVAVLGVVLSKVAGLLTDVTLTLNDVRKETMPLLTEVRTTVTTLNVEMDRVDGILASAETAAASVSNVARLVTAATANPVIKALAFLTGAGVGVKALKRRKRSEEEREAEE from the coding sequence ATGACCTGGGGCCAAGTTGCGCTGCTGATCATTGCCCTGGCCGTGGTGGCGCTGGTGGCGGTGCTCGGCGTCGTCCTCAGCAAGGTCGCCGGGCTGCTGACCGACGTGACCCTCACCCTGAACGACGTCCGCAAGGAGACCATGCCGCTGCTAACCGAGGTGCGCACCACCGTCACCACGCTCAACGTCGAGATGGATCGGGTGGACGGCATCCTGGCCTCGGCGGAGACCGCGGCGGCCAGCGTGTCCAACGTCGCCCGGCTGGTGACCGCCGCCACGGCGAACCCGGTCATCAAAGCGCTGGCCTTCCTCACCGGGGCGGGCGTCGGGGTGAAGGCACTCAAGCGCAGGAAGCGCTCCGAGGAGGAACGGGAGGCCGAGGAATGA
- the alaS gene encoding alanine--tRNA ligase, translating to MDADRIRRTFLDFFAARGHTVVPSASLVPDDPTLLLTNAGMVQFKPYFLGQKPRPYPRATTVQKCFRTVDLEEVGRTTRHLTFFEMLGNFSFGDYFKRDAIRWAWELVTTGFGLEPERLFATVFTTDDEAAGIWADDVGVPAGRILRRGREDNFWSMGVAGPCGPCSELLYDRGDAFGRPYDGTGPVDDERYLEIWNLVFMQHTQDDAGRILGDLPKPSVDTGAGLERIAAILQGVPTAFETDTLAPILRAAEEVTGTAYGQSPLADMSLRVLADHPRAMTVLIADGVLASNEGRGYVLRRLIRRAVRHARLLGVDRALLTDLTAVAIDLFGPVYPEVARTADHIARVVAREESRFDATLRRGLTRLEEAIAHAKGRGEAHLPGTVAFELHDTYGFPLDLTTDFATDEGLSVAVEEFEHLMEAQRSRAREARRAGTEAAPAEGVLGDLQAQAGTTDFLGYEVMGAEGTVAGLLRGTGVGVLVPALQEGEEGELVLDRTPFYAEGGGQIGDRGEVRTASGVFAVADTQWVPGPGGVIVHRGRVTAGEVQSGQAASAQVFPAHRMGTERSHTATHMLHWALRATLGEHARQAGSLVEPGRLRFDFSHYEAVPGEVLARMEEEVNTRVLSDDAVHAFETTYDQATSLGAMALFGEKYGAYVRVVEVGDYSKELCGGTHVHRTGQVGVVKVLGEASIGAGIRRVEAYTGAAGLRYLNEQAATLRRAADLLKAEPDQVVERLEKVLETSKALEGELARQKAALLEGEVRAVLASDAVRPVGRGKLVVLRRDGRPVDDVRRLAIAVRDRLASSVVAVGAPDEAGAKATMVVGVARDLVAAGLSAQALAKPGFGALGGGGGGKPDLVTAGGSKVAGLDDALAAVRQAAERSLEELG from the coding sequence ATGGACGCCGACCGCATTCGCCGCACGTTCCTGGACTTCTTCGCCGCCCGGGGCCATACCGTGGTCCCGTCGGCGTCGCTGGTGCCCGACGACCCGACGCTGCTGCTGACCAACGCCGGCATGGTGCAGTTCAAGCCCTACTTCCTGGGCCAGAAGCCCCGCCCCTACCCCCGGGCGACCACCGTGCAGAAGTGCTTCCGCACCGTCGATCTCGAGGAGGTGGGGCGCACGACCCGCCACCTCACCTTCTTCGAGATGCTGGGCAACTTCTCCTTCGGCGACTACTTCAAGCGCGACGCCATCCGCTGGGCCTGGGAGCTGGTGACCACCGGGTTCGGCCTCGAGCCCGAGCGGCTCTTCGCCACGGTGTTCACCACCGACGACGAGGCGGCAGGCATCTGGGCGGACGACGTCGGCGTGCCGGCCGGCCGGATCCTGCGCCGGGGCCGGGAGGACAACTTCTGGAGCATGGGGGTCGCCGGGCCGTGCGGGCCGTGCTCCGAGCTGCTCTACGACCGGGGCGACGCCTTCGGCCGGCCCTACGACGGCACCGGCCCGGTGGACGACGAGCGCTACCTCGAGATCTGGAACCTCGTCTTCATGCAGCACACCCAGGACGACGCCGGGCGGATCCTGGGCGACCTGCCCAAGCCCAGCGTCGACACCGGGGCGGGCCTGGAGCGGATCGCCGCCATCCTGCAGGGCGTGCCGACCGCGTTCGAGACCGACACCCTGGCCCCCATCCTGCGGGCCGCCGAGGAGGTGACCGGGACCGCCTACGGCCAGTCGCCCCTCGCCGACATGAGCCTCCGGGTGCTCGCCGACCACCCCCGCGCGATGACGGTGCTGATCGCCGACGGCGTGCTGGCGTCCAACGAGGGCCGGGGCTACGTCCTGCGCCGGCTCATCCGCCGGGCGGTGCGCCATGCCCGCCTGCTGGGCGTCGACCGGGCGCTGCTCACCGATCTGACGGCGGTGGCCATCGACCTCTTCGGCCCGGTCTACCCGGAGGTGGCCCGCACCGCCGACCACATCGCCCGGGTGGTTGCCCGGGAGGAGTCCCGCTTCGACGCTACGCTGCGCCGGGGCCTGACCCGGCTGGAAGAGGCCATCGCCCACGCCAAGGGCCGGGGCGAAGCGCACCTGCCCGGGACCGTGGCCTTCGAGCTGCACGACACCTACGGCTTCCCCCTCGACCTCACCACCGACTTCGCCACCGACGAGGGGCTCTCGGTGGCGGTCGAGGAGTTCGAGCACCTCATGGAGGCCCAGCGCTCCCGGGCCCGGGAGGCCCGCCGGGCGGGGACCGAGGCGGCACCCGCCGAGGGCGTGCTGGGCGATCTCCAGGCCCAGGCCGGCACGACCGACTTCCTGGGCTACGAGGTGATGGGGGCCGAAGGGACCGTCGCCGGGCTGCTGCGGGGCACCGGGGTCGGCGTCCTGGTCCCGGCGCTGCAGGAGGGCGAGGAGGGCGAGCTGGTCCTGGACCGCACCCCGTTCTACGCCGAGGGCGGCGGCCAGATCGGCGACCGGGGCGAGGTGCGCACCGCTTCCGGGGTCTTCGCGGTGGCCGACACCCAGTGGGTGCCGGGCCCGGGCGGGGTCATCGTGCACCGGGGCCGGGTGACCGCCGGCGAGGTCCAGTCCGGCCAGGCGGCCAGCGCGCAGGTGTTCCCCGCCCACCGCATGGGCACCGAGCGCAGCCACACCGCCACGCACATGCTGCACTGGGCGCTGCGCGCCACCCTGGGCGAGCACGCCCGCCAGGCGGGGTCGCTGGTCGAGCCCGGCCGGCTGCGCTTCGACTTCTCGCACTACGAGGCGGTGCCCGGTGAGGTGCTCGCCCGGATGGAGGAGGAGGTCAACACCCGGGTGCTGTCCGACGACGCCGTCCACGCCTTCGAGACCACCTACGACCAGGCGACCTCCCTCGGGGCCATGGCCCTGTTCGGTGAGAAGTACGGCGCCTACGTGCGGGTGGTGGAGGTGGGCGACTACTCCAAGGAGCTGTGCGGCGGCACCCACGTGCACCGCACCGGGCAGGTGGGCGTCGTGAAGGTACTGGGCGAGGCGTCGATCGGGGCGGGCATCCGCCGGGTCGAGGCCTACACCGGGGCCGCCGGGCTGCGCTACCTCAACGAGCAGGCCGCCACCCTGCGCCGGGCGGCCGACCTGCTGAAGGCCGAGCCCGACCAGGTGGTGGAGCGCCTGGAGAAGGTGCTGGAGACCTCCAAGGCCCTCGAAGGCGAGCTGGCCAGGCAGAAGGCCGCCCTCCTGGAGGGGGAGGTGCGGGCGGTGCTGGCCTCCGACGCGGTGCGTCCGGTGGGCCGGGGCAAGCTGGTGGTGCTCCGCCGGGACGGGCGCCCGGTGGACGACGTACGCCGGCTGGCGATCGCGGTGCGGGACCGGCTGGCGTCGTCGGTGGTGGCCGTCGGCGCCCCCGACGAGGCGGGTGCCAAGGCGACGATGGTGGTCGGGGTGGCCCGGGACCTGGTCGCCGCCGGCCTGTCGGCCCAGGCCCTGGCGAAGCCGGGCTTCGGGGCGCTGGGCGGCGGGGGCGGTGGCAAGCCCGATCTCGTGACCGCGGGCGGCTCCAAGGTGGCGGGCCTGGACGACGCCCTGGCCGCGGTGCGCCAGGCCGCTGAGCGCAGCCTCGAGGAGCTCGGGTGA
- the mltG gene encoding endolytic transglycosylase MltG, with amino-acid sequence MRKLAIGLLILIILAVAVVAKVYLSYQNNAKGSAGGAPVAFTVPAGASLTNLGPSLAGKGVIDSTLDFHVYLRLHGISLALQKGDYTLRKDMPYSVLIAALSAGPSQTHEKVTIPEGLTVTETAQRVGASTHIAAADFQAAATVATTVPKVMQPGITSLEGFLYPQTYFVAPKETAAQLVTEMVDQFQTETAQVNFAAAPGGVTPYQVVVIASLIQNEAKVASDGPKIAAVIYNRLRTGMTLGIDATIYYGLNKSFGQPLTQSDLATVTPYNTRLKAGLPPTPISSPELPFIQDAVSPAQTNDLYYVLGPDCKTNLFFSSYNDFVNAAKRQPTTC; translated from the coding sequence ATGAGAAAGCTGGCCATCGGGCTCCTGATCCTGATCATCCTCGCCGTGGCGGTGGTGGCCAAGGTCTACCTGTCGTACCAGAACAACGCCAAGGGCAGCGCGGGGGGCGCCCCGGTGGCCTTCACCGTGCCCGCCGGTGCGTCGCTGACCAATCTCGGCCCCAGCCTCGCCGGGAAAGGCGTCATCGACTCCACCCTCGACTTCCACGTCTACCTGCGCCTGCACGGCATCAGCCTGGCGCTGCAGAAGGGTGACTACACGCTGCGCAAGGACATGCCGTACTCGGTGCTCATCGCCGCGCTGTCCGCCGGCCCCAGCCAGACCCACGAGAAGGTGACGATCCCCGAGGGCCTGACCGTCACCGAGACCGCACAGCGGGTGGGCGCCTCCACCCATATCGCGGCGGCGGACTTCCAGGCGGCCGCCACCGTGGCGACCACCGTGCCCAAGGTCATGCAGCCGGGCATCACCTCGCTCGAGGGCTTCCTGTACCCCCAGACCTATTTCGTGGCGCCCAAGGAGACCGCCGCCCAGCTGGTGACCGAGATGGTGGACCAGTTCCAGACCGAGACCGCCCAGGTCAACTTCGCTGCCGCCCCCGGGGGCGTGACCCCGTACCAGGTGGTCGTGATCGCCTCGCTGATCCAGAACGAGGCCAAGGTGGCCAGCGACGGGCCGAAGATCGCCGCGGTCATCTACAACCGGCTGAGGACCGGCATGACGCTGGGCATCGATGCCACCATCTATTACGGCCTCAACAAATCCTTCGGCCAGCCGCTCACCCAGAGCGACCTGGCGACGGTCACGCCGTACAACACCCGGCTGAAGGCCGGCCTGCCGCCCACGCCGATCTCGAGCCCGGAGTTGCCCTTCATCCAGGACGCCGTGTCGCCGGCGCAGACCAATGACCTCTACTACGTGCTCGGGCCCGACTGCAAGACCAACCTCTTCTTCTCCTCCTACAACGACTTTGTGAACGCAGCCAAGCGCCAGCCCACCACGTGCTGA
- a CDS encoding helix-turn-helix domain-containing protein, with protein MPARRSLSGDHLLTVSEVASLMRVSNMTVYRLIKSGQLSALRVGKNYRIRESDMNQYLNEGSVTA; from the coding sequence ATGCCTGCGCGCCGGAGCCTGTCCGGGGACCACCTGCTCACCGTGAGCGAGGTGGCATCGCTCATGCGGGTCTCCAACATGACCGTGTACCGGCTGATCAAGTCGGGCCAGCTCTCGGCCCTGCGGGTGGGCAAGAACTACCGCATCCGGGAGTCGGACATGAACCAGTACCTGAACGAGGGCAGCGTCACCGCCTGA
- a CDS encoding prepilin peptidase, translated as MTAAEIVLAFIGGLAFGSFANVVAFRVPNGYSIVAPRSACPHCEKPIAWYDNIPLVSYAVLGAKCRRCHQHISIRYPLIELGNGVLWALIVGRLGVHPELPAYLAFATALVTLSAIDIGHHRLPNKVLGPSFIIGAVLLVGATLVHHRWSNLEHAAIGAVAYGLPMLVLGIAAPSAMGGGDIKFAPYLGFHLGWFGLSLVLGGALLGLLAGGLGAALLLAVGRKGMKDAIPFGPFMALGAMAMLLLGAGALKPWLG; from the coding sequence GTGACCGCGGCCGAGATCGTCCTCGCCTTCATCGGCGGGCTGGCTTTCGGCAGCTTCGCCAACGTGGTCGCCTTCCGGGTGCCCAACGGCTACTCGATCGTGGCGCCCCGGTCGGCCTGCCCGCACTGCGAGAAGCCCATCGCCTGGTACGACAACATCCCGCTGGTCTCCTACGCGGTGCTGGGGGCCAAATGCCGCCGGTGCCACCAGCACATCTCGATCCGCTACCCGTTGATCGAGCTGGGCAACGGAGTCCTCTGGGCCCTCATCGTGGGCCGCCTCGGGGTCCACCCGGAGCTCCCGGCCTACCTGGCTTTCGCCACCGCCCTGGTGACCCTGTCGGCGATCGACATCGGCCACCACCGGCTGCCCAACAAGGTGTTGGGGCCGTCGTTCATCATCGGCGCGGTGCTTCTGGTGGGGGCGACGCTGGTGCACCACCGGTGGAGCAACCTGGAGCACGCCGCGATCGGGGCGGTGGCCTACGGGCTGCCGATGCTGGTGCTCGGCATCGCCGCGCCGTCGGCCATGGGGGGCGGGGACATCAAGTTCGCCCCCTACCTCGGCTTCCACCTCGGGTGGTTCGGTCTGTCGCTGGTGCTCGGCGGGGCGCTCCTGGGCCTGCTGGCCGGGGGCCTCGGGGCGGCGCTCCTGCTGGCGGTGGGGCGCAAGGGCATGAAGGACGCCATCCCCTTCGGCCCGTTCATGGCCCTGGGGGCCATGGCGATGCTGCTGCTCGGGGCGGGGGCGCTGAAGCCCTGGCTGGGGTGA